GGTACAGGGCATAAAAAGTGTAAGCGATGCCGCTGCCCACATCCTCCACGGGCCGTCATAAAATAGTTGATTAGCATACAAGCGAAGGGCAATCAGAAAGCTGGCTGGAAAGTGGTTAAAGTGGGGGACTGTGAAGCAACTGCTGATTTTATGTGCTTTTGATCGGTCCAATTGCGTCGGGAGGATTTATTACAATGCCAACGGCGTCCGGTCGAAGTTATGTAAACAATCATGAATCCTGAACAAACACGAAAAATGGCGCGCAAGGCAATCTTAAATGCTGACCAGCAGCTGCCCGGGTTAGAGAATGTGCTCCACGGAGCCTGTCCATGTTGGAATTTGAGTTTGCATTGGTCAAATGCTGGCAATTAATTAACCGCATGCTTCTGCATTCTGTCccagccagttgccagttccAGCTAATTGTGCTCCCTAAACACGCCTGGAATGGGGGAACACACGGAGGCAGGCTGGCGGCGCATGAAGGTCGAGAGCCAATACAAATACAGCTGGGACAAAAGCAGGACTCACTTATGTGTCGGCTACCAGCtatgaaatgaaatggaaaCTTTGCAGTTTTACTTTTCCAGTAAAAAgtgcttaatttaaataattaattttaatgccgCAAATGAGTCGTGGAAATCTGGCTTGGGCCTGCATATGAAATCACGATGACAACGACACAAACTGcttacattttgtttgcaacaAGGGAAATTGCGCGATAATTAATTGAGCTCGTTATATTTATAACCTGAACACAATGATAATGGCCAAAGGAGGTAGAAGGGCTCAGTGCACATGGCAGAGGgaaaggcaggcaggcaggcaggcaaacgGGTAGCTTCTCTCCGGTCtcgtaaaataaatttgttaagtTAATTGTTGCGAACAGCAACCTTTATACAAATAAGTTTCTTTTATATTCTATACCCTTTACGAATGCCCACACATAAAGTCGCCGAACTCATGGACTCAGAGAAGCTTGAAAGCTTGAAAAAATCGATTACAGGGATCATAggataacattttttatatcaaTCTTAAGAGCTATTTGTAGAGGTCGTATATTCTAATCGATCCTTCAGGATTTGCCACGCGCGCAGTGATCGTAGGCAGAATTGATAGTTATCGAGGTCGTAAACAAgttcgatacttatcgatatcAAGAGCTAATCGATGTATCACGAACTGCTACGCTTACAGTGGGAGTAGgtcccatcgattttaaaagaTAATCGATTTTTTACGATTGCCACGTCTACAAAAGGTCTTTAGcaaaatctatatatttatcgatcttAAGGACGAAACGATATGTCACGACTTGTTATGTGCACAGTAATCGTAAACTAAATCTATATTTATCGATCTCAAAAGCTAATCGATTCTTCGTAAGCAACAATATCTATTTTTATCGAACTCTAAAGCGCCTTTCGATAGTGCCCATCTAAATTTGTCGAAACTACCTTTAAATCTGTCGAAAGCAATAATGCCACGCCCGCTTAAAAGCTAGAGATAGCAAAGCAAAGTCCTTCACGCGCCAATTTATTTCATATCCGATTTCTCACAACTCCCACACCTCATTTATTCGGGGAAATATTTACTTGTCCATGggtaaatatgcatatgtatgtgtgttaacTGAATGGGAAACGAGTAAATTTGCAGCCGAGCAGGGAGCATGTGAATTCAATTCATGCATTCAGTCGACGTTCTCCGGCAATCGGCAATCAGCAATCCCCAATCATTGTCATCTAAAATGAATGCCTCGCTCAGCTGTGAAAGCGCCTTTGGTTGGTCGAGTGCCATGGAATGGGTTTTAGCAGAGCAAAAGTCAAATGTATGGCACGTTTGGAGGCATTTTCACACCAATTTAGACCCACAGCAAATTACAGtccaaaacacaaacacacacacacacacacacacacacacagtgagGGGTACGTTGGTTGTGACACGGCCAAACACATTACTCATACGACGCGTGTGGCGTGTGGCGGGGCGCATTTCGATGGCGATGGCTCTACTTAAAGGAGAGTGCCGGGCTACGCTAATTTCAAAGTTGCGTGCAGCCAGCTTTTCGCAGAAACTACCCGACAAAAAATTAACTGCAAATTACGCCATCCTGCAGCATAATAATATACGCATTTAGGTTTGCATTAATGCCCCAAATGTGACGCCGAGCTCAGAATGTCCCAAATTGTTTGAGTTGAGGAGCAGCTGAATTAGACCCAAGGGAGCCAACATTTAAGCAGTTGCCGCTACATACCTGAGTTGGCAAAAAATGCTaatgctgcggctgctcctgctgctgtctcGAGGCAACCCAATGCCCACGTTCACTGCTCCATGGGCAGCTAGAGCACCTGGAGGGTGCTGACGCGCGAAGTGAAGTAGATGCAGGCAATCGCCCGTGACAGTCGCTCCTTTACGGCTCTTGTTATATCACACACGGCGCGAGAACTTAACGGACGCCAGCGCCGGAGAGCTGCTGCCGCGTTGACCGAAGCGTAAAATGAtgtttgaattaaattttttttactgttttttgttttagtttaattttgttgccacttttcaaatttttcCATTTGAAATGCCGTTTAACTGGCAAATAGCTGACAGTTAATATGTTTGGGGCTTGTTAATTATATCTTATGCTGCGCTTTGCAGCTGAGAAAAACGTTGTGTATCGAAAGGGAGCGAGCGGGCGGTTGGAAAAACCAACgaagtagcaacaacaaaataacaaagtCCAACCGCAACAACGGCGCGagaataaaaccaaaaaaaaagagctgaGTCCCCGGATAGCCGAAGCGGCAATACGCCTCAAACGCTGGTCACAGACTGAGACCGAAACTGAGACAAAATCTTAACCCAACCAGACCTGGACTCTAGGCAAACTGAGTGAAAATGCCAGCCGAGCGCCATGAATGAAGCACCAGATTCTGGGCATGCGCACTGCCCAACCACAACAGAAGCGCGCCAACTGAAATGACTCGACTCGGCAACGACTCAACTCAAACTCTTGCATGGTTATATAATCACGGCATTTGGACTGGGCGCACAGTGAGGTAAGAGAGCCGTCAcacctggctggctggcaagCGGGCGTTGAAGGCAATCGGCCGGACAATTGAGCCGTCGCTCAACGCGCAGCCATGATCCACAGTTGCAATTGTCGACTCATCGTGTGCGGCTCCCGTTTTGGTATTTGTTTTGGTAGACTCGGTGCCCCCAAAAAAGGAGCCTGAGCTGATTACCAGATATGTACATGTGCACACATACTCAGTGCTCATGATAATGTCAACGCTTTTGGGCTTGGCCACAAATTCCATTTGCTTTCTTATTGTCAgcacataataatataactctatatataaatctggTTATCCTGACTGACGCGCAAATATTCACTTTATGTGATGGACGGGCTccaattttgcaatttaatttgccCCTAGCTGcgttgcaaattgaaaaaaaaacgtatttttACCTAACGCCCTACTActcgattctcatgaattcaagtaagtAAGCCGCGTAGGCTTCACTTCATGTGAAGGAGGAGGCGGCTTCAACTAAGTAGAAGAGGGCGGCTGCAACTATAGAGGATGCCTCAGTCTCAGCAATGAGGAGACAGCAACTTGAGCAAAGGTGACTATGGCTATCACGAAGAAGGTGGCCGATAAAAAATCTGGTACATATTTTAGTTATGCTATGTCTTATTGATtgtaactttattttttttgtaaaccatttttaaactaattaacattttttgttctttcagtaatgtgtttatataaatgttcGTCTTATGATGGCTGACTATAAAATATCTATCCATGTAGATTTACAGGTAAGTACGTAATTATGAACATATTTTTCCACCCACGAATATGAATACGGTTGCaacctttttttgtttaccatgcGATGGGCTTCACgatcatttttaaatatgtatgtggaaATTCATCtggtttcacacttttcgtaGATCCACCTATACTTAAACCTTGTTTTTTCTTAGTAATCTAAGTATATAACAATACAAAGTTAGATGTGGAATTCAAGATAGTAAGGGTAAATTTAAGTTGACGATAGGcggaaaatgggtgaaaaaCTTAAATCTTATATTTGAAGCACAGAACTCGCCACGCGCAAAGGCGGGAAACACCCGCTAAAACTTTATAAGcatatatttgcatgtatataatacatgcatacacacattgTTCTAGGTAAACGTATGTAGACTCACGCAtagcaaaatatttggatgtatgcaaaatttaaatatgaaatattttagttttatatgctCAGCTGCCTCTGTTGTGAATCTCagagttgttgctgttgcccacGCCTGAAATGATTTGGAAAATAAATCGAACGCAAATAGCGGCAAGGCAACGTTATGTGTGGGCGTGCTAGTGACCAGgcagtacatacatatatacatacatatatacgtatgtatgtatgtactatTCATATAtcttatacaaatttaagaaatatgCCTTTGCTTGAAAGGCGACAGCTTCTGACGCATCATTGTGGCCAAGTCAAGCAGTAAACAGCTGGTaaaaaaactcattttcatGTCAATTACTGTGGGTTTTCCCGGTATTGTGCTTGGCAaatgacatacatacatacattttatttactatCGATAAGCGTGCGAATCGATTGATCGATTATTGGGGCTCGTTTCTCTTCCGTGTAGGTGTGCAACGAATTGTGACGCATTTAAAGCATGGTGTCAATGCTGGCTTTAAGatgtatatgcacacacacacacacacatgctaaatgactatacatacatatatacaatgcTTTTTCGTATGCTTTGAGCTGGTTCAGAAGCCATGCGACTGTCGCTGCTACTCAATATCAGCCTGCGGAATTTGCTCTCTCGTGCAGCTTTTGGATACTCAGCTGATGTATATTGTTGTAGTAGTTATTGCTGCCACTGGCTATTAATAAATCTGATGTGTGTGAATCTCGACGCTCAGATGGCTACCGATCGGCCCAGAGAGCCAGCAGCTACTTccatagaaagagagagaaaattgTAGTAGATGAGAAAAACACAATATCGTTTGCAATGTGGTTGGCACATTGTAAAAACACTTACCAATTTAGGACTTAACTGTTATCCGTTAAAGCGTCGCAAACAAAGTTAACAAGCCGCGTGCTAGCTCAACTTAACAACTGAGAATggagatggagagagagagagagactgcGTCGTCGCCAAACGTAACATCAAGGCAGCCCCAAAACGAACGAACGAAAAAGGTTGCGCTCAGTCGACGAGCAACTTTGGCAGCGAGCAGTGGGCAACGACGTGAACTATTAGACTAACGGACAAATATACTACGTGgtcgtgcgtgtgtgtgcgttcaGCAGCaatgtgcaaaaatatttttatctatAGGtgttgtatatttaaattgaatatataaatacaaagcaTCACACCGCGCACACATAACAGAAGGAGAGATCgaaacagagaaagagagagagagagagagaccttAAAGCGGCCAACGGAAGTACGTAAAAGCAAAAAGTATCGAGAGTGCattcgtgtgcgtgtgctgaaCAGCTGCCGTGGCTGTTAGAAAGTGTAGCCAAAGAGTGACATCACGTCAACCGAGACAGGAAAGGCGGGCAAGACGCAGAGGATACTGAGCAATTAGCAATCGATTACGCTGTTGTGGAAAAGTCGCATCTAATCCCAGCGGCAAGTGGAGAAACCACAGTACttataaaatatcaaatcGTATCGTATCGGATCGGGACggacgaaacgaaacgaaacgcgACGAGACGAGACGACGGCCGGCTGCGGAACGTACGAGAATTAACGGACAAACACATTGTCGCTCTCAAGGTGAACCTGCCTGCCGAacatagcagcaacaacagcgccagcagcagcagcagtagcagcacaACTCAAAGCagagcaacattttttttttcgaaattagTCGCAGCGCTTCGAGACGCGTCGAGCAACGGAAACAGAAAGTGACAGGACTCGCTTAGGGCAGCCAATATGAAGCCAACTGTGATAGCAGCAAGCCAGCCCGGCGCGGGTGGCGGCGGTGGTAACGGCAACGGCACGCCTGCCGGATCCGGCATCAACATACCCATCAGTCGCGAGTATGTCGGCAGCGGTGCctcgccgcagcagcagcatcctcAGCATtacgcacagcagcagcagcagccggctcAGTTCTATGCCAGCCAGCCAACGGCGTATGGATCGCCACGCCAGCACCAGCCGCAGGTGCCCACAAatccgcagcagcaacattttcagGTGAGTGACTGGCTAAAAATCGACGGCGCCAGCCTCAAGGTCGCCTCTCTGCTTGCTtatatgtacatttgtatgtagacTGGCGCCCGACAAGGtcgctttaaattgtttttggcgACAGATGCGTTTGCcgatgaaaatttaattagctCGTTCTCtgaaaatgcacaaaaagcaaccttttttttttgctgcgcaTCGGAAACTTATAACTTCGCCttgcatttttgttgtgtAAAGGCGAATTGGAggatatacaaacatatataacgtatgcatgtgtgcgtgcaaGTGTGACTCtctcatacatacatacatacatagtatGCAGCCATGCCCTACAGCAGCTTGAGAAGTGTGtcaagtgtgcgtgtgtttgtgtgtgtgcttacaCTATTGACCCAATAGGCTTGctctacatatgtatgtaaatcacaaatacatatgtaccaACTattgacatatgtatgtacagtCAACGCTGCGTATGATTAACGTAGCGCGGCTTGCGGAAATTTACCATGGAACAGCATCAACTGAACAACGGGAGTATGCCAAGTATAACCACAGCTGATTGGCTATCTAATCTAATTGCTGGCCACACAAAAGTATCAAGTGTTTTTTATGAACGAGACGAATCGACGCTCGATTTGATTTGTGCtcgttaaatatatttaacaatttctaGAAAATGCGTGATGATAGACAAACGCAAATGTTCTACCGACCAAATACGCGGCGAGAGTAAGACACACAAAatgagagaggaagagagagagagcgagagagagcttATTAAAAGAActggcaaaagcaaacatttggtttatttcTTGACTCGCTTTTTGCTCTCAGCAAACGCTAAATATTTTCGACTCAATCGCAACTGTAGCTGTAGGTGCACTTACTTACCAATACATTTACAAACACACTCTGGCAggcttatacatatacatataatgtgtgtgaatgtgtgcatGTGGGTGGGCAAATGGCAgtctatatgtatgcatgtatttacgtatatacaatatacacatGTACAAATGCGTGTAggcggcgacagcgacagctcACGAAATAACATGAGCATATATTGCTTAACTTGTTGGCCAAATCGAAGAGGCCGCGATGTTCTGTGGTCAGTCGTCACAAGTTTCTGATCGGATAGTGACTTGATTTGTTTACAACACTTGCAAACCTACcctatatgtacatacatacatgtatccACATACAGAAACATGAACTTAAGTCCACCCGAGAGGGTATTATTGTTGTCGATCAGACGAGCTAAGTTTATATACAATTGGCTAACTGGAATAACGtctaaatacatacataatatacatatatacatacaaacaatGGCAAGAAAATTGTGAGCGAGTAAATACCCctacatattattttttgaaacgacatgtATGAAATCTCGGAcccattaaaataaacatatatgtaaataaagaTATTCTTAATTAGCTGTGTCGATCTACCCAATTTCTTCTGAGTCAGAATCTGTTTTTCTCATGCCTAATGTATAGTTATATGAGAGAAGAAGAAATCTGAGAGTCTGgctaaaatgtttgtttatcttTGTAAATGTAACTTTACCTATGTCTAGCAATTCACGAGCTTCAGTTAACTGATCAGACCATCAGGCTTAGATTTCAATATTTGATCAAACATTTACATTAGTACCTTCCCCTTTTTTTGCCTATTTAAAGCATAttattaagaaatatttacCAATGCAGTACAAATTATTCGAGCATATTCTTATTTGTTGTTCGTACAGaacgaaatttaaaattagctGCGGAAAAGATTCTTCATTTTGAAAACATAGTAAGATATTCAAGAGTTTgacaatacatatatgtaaagcccacaatctttaaaaattctCATAGAAATCAGTTTAGTATTAATAAGTAATATCAATATGAAACACTTAAGATATATcaagaaaaaattaacataacaGAGTATTCCAAAGAGTCGTAACCATAATAACATTAATGAGTCGTCCACATTCAGAACATTCTCAAATAAATATCTATTATTCCTATGTTTCATCCGTACATatttcatatacatacatgcatattatCAATATCACTTCACGCCTTTCGGAAGCGCGGGCGTCAACATAATAATACAGGAAGGAAAAGGAATTCacgcatgcatgcataattaCTTTTGGCTTTGGGATCatcatttaacattttttaaaaatatttaaggacAATCACTCAGTGCTGGCAACGGTACATATGAAGGATACGCACTTTGTAATTTTTCCAACAAGGACTACGTATTAAAACAGTCAGGGTCCGTACATTACGTAAATTACGCATACGTATGTGGACAAtgtacacacatttttatacaTGTTACATATGGatgtacacatacatgtatgtatgtatttgtgctGCTCAAAGGAGAGCATCTCGTGCGTGAGAGCGCTGTCAAACCGTGCTGAAGTTGCCAGAAGCATCTAGCAACAACTTCGTCGTGGTGGGCGTCCAAGGCATATTGTCTGCTTGATTCTATAAAAGGCTGTCACCAGCTGCCCGGTTAGCTCATTCACAAGAAAACATTTCAGCGGAGAGCACGTCACGTCGCGTTAACGAAAAGGCGAATAGAAAACGTAGCAAAGTGTAAAAGTAAATTGTGAAAAAGGCTGTTCACTGATAAACCAAACAATCGACTTAAAATAGGTAATGAATAGCtggcacacacatgcacaaattCATATTGGCAATTGAATATTGCGGCTtgtaaaagtgtttttttttttttgatctgCTGACAAACAGCTGTTCGCTGATACatcgcacatacacacacatacacattcaatgtgtgtatatattgtatgtgtTATGTAGTGTGTACATAAAGTGTTAGTTAACGCAATAATAATTCACGTTGAATGGCAAAGCGTCTATTTACACGTTGACGTCACTTGTTTTTACTCAAGCTGCAAGTTCTTATTGTTTGTCATACActcacgcgcacacacacacacacccacacatgcCTGCACACATGGACTTGTTCGACTTTGACTGCGATTGGAGTGAATCATCCgcttatttataaacaattggCCCGTGCGGGCATTTGGCGTGTTCGTTCGGCCTTTGCTAGTCACTGAAGACTGAAGACAAAACTTATGAATTGCTTTTGATATTTGCAGCAGGCCTTTGGATTCGAAccggacatggacatggataTGGATAATATGTTCCCACGATCTCGGCTGGGACGCCTGCATAACGATCCTTTCGCCGGCTTCGGCGGCACACGTAAGCGGAATAGTTTGCACGATCCCCATACCCATAACTATCCTCAGGCACACTCAATGCATGCTGACGATGACTTTTCTCATTATTTCGACGATGCTGCAGACTTTGGATTTCCACAATTCTCTACACTTGGACGACGCGGCCGCGTAGCCGGCGGCGCTAACAGCCACATGGAGCCCGATGATGATTTCTTCAACAGACTGCCATCGGACTTCCGCCAGTACATACCAGAGGGATTTAGCGGTCGTCGATCTGCTGGCGGTGGCCCGCCACAGCCCCGTCCTCAGCAGCAGTACTACCAGCAAGATTATAGCGTGCCACAGCAGACCGGACAAGCACAGGCACCTCAAGCTCCGCAGTCGCCCTCGAAGCGTCTGTGCGACGCGGCCATCCAAACGGATGACCCCGCTGGCCGCTCGGAGGTCGATTGCGCGCCACCTGTCAATCTAAACCAGCATGGGCTGCGCAACACAATGGATATGGGCGTAAAGAGCGTCACCGAACAGGAACAAGGGCCGCGCTCGCATTCTGCGCCACCgccagagcagcaacagctgaatcaacaataccaacaacaaaaacaacaaacaaatcaacagcggccgacgccgccgccacAATTTGGCACGCAGACTAGTCCACCAGTACAGCCTAATTTCGGAACGGGTCAGCCACAGCCGCCGCAATTCCATAAGACTTATTATCCgccacagcagcaggcgcatccacagcaaaagcagcaaacgCCGCCACCTCCGCAGACTCCGGGCGGTAGCAATGTGCGCACCATACCCATCTTTGTAGAGGGTCGCACCGAGCCCATTATCAATGCGCATAAGGAGATACCAAATCAGAGTGCTGCTGCAGGCCATGCGCAGGCACAGGCACAAGCTTCGGCCCAGGCATACTatgcgccgcagcagcagcagcatccacaGCAGCGTCCTGCTCCGCTTAATACTCAACAGCCGCAAGGCGATCCTCAGTTGCAGACGGACGCTGGTGTCGGTGTGCCGCCGCAGACTCCACATACGGTAGACTCCATCAAGAAGATTCAGGATATACAGCGAGACGTTCTTGATCTGATGGCCAAGGTGGAACAGTTCAAGGGCACGCGCAACGACAAGGAATATGTGTACCTGGATGAGATGCTAACACGAAATCTTCTCAAGCTAGACACGATCGACACAAACGGCAAGGATAGCATTCGGCTAGCCCGCAAGGAAGCCATCAAGTAAGATCACCGAGTGTTCTCTTTATAATATAGCCCGATCCTAAACTGGCTTGAACCTATTTTTTAGGTGCATACAGGCATCAGTCAACGTGCTTGACGCCAAGGCCGAGGAGAACGCCAGAAGAGCATCTGGTACAGTAGAGAACGCGGCAGCCAGTACAGAAACTGAAGAGCCGCAGAGCATCGCTGAGCAGGCTGAACCTGCAGCTGTCGCTGAGCCTGCTACGCCCCAGCCGTTGGATGCCACCAAGATCCAAGATCCTATACCTCTGCCACCACCACCAAGTGCCGCAGAGGGTGCTGAGAATGTGCCAGACTCGCAAGCTGCGATTGACAATTCACAGCCGGCCACGGAGACGACAAAATCCGAGACCACAACGCTGACGACACAGTCGTCAGAATGATGATCGCAGTATATTTACAGGACGACCGTTTCGAAGCAGCTACACAAATTAACCAAAATCAAGTAATCGGGGGATCTAATCTATTGTTTCAAATTTCTCGGAGGAAAGcgacaaatttttaattaaagcattGTTTGTGAGCATCTGATTAGGTGTGCTGGTGAAGTTGCATCGAACTCTTTGC
The sequence above is a segment of the Drosophila virilis strain 15010-1051.87 chromosome 3, Dvir_AGI_RSII-ME, whole genome shotgun sequence genome. Coding sequences within it:
- the stv gene encoding BAG domain-containing protein Samui isoform X3, producing the protein MKPTVIAASQPGAGGGGGNGNGTPAGSGINIPISREYVGSGASPQQQHPQHYAQQQQQPAQFYASQPTAYGSPRQHQPQVPTNPQQQHFQQAFGFEPDMDMDMDNMFPRSRLGRLHNDPFAGFGGTHFGFPQFSTLGRRGRVAGGANSHMEPDDDFFNRLPSDFRQYIPEGFSGRRSAGGGPPQPRPQQQYYQQDYSVPQQTGQAQAPQAPQSPSKRLCDAAIQTDDPAGRSEVDCAPPVNLNQHGLRNTMDMGVKSVTEQEQGPRSHSAPPPEQQQLNQQYQQQKQQTNQQRPTPPPQFGTQTSPPVQPNFGTGQPQPPQFHKTYYPPQQQAHPQQKQQTPPPPQTPGGSNVRTIPIFVEGRTEPIINAHKEIPNQSAAAGHAQAQAQASAQAYYAPQQQQHPQQRPAPLNTQQPQGDPQLQTDAGVGVPPQTPHTVDSIKKIQDIQRDVLDLMAKVEQFKGTRNDKEYVYLDEMLTRNLLKLDTIDTNGKDSIRLARKEAIKCIQASVNVLDAKAEENARRASGTVENAAASTETEEPQSIAEQAEPAAVAEPATPQPLDATKIQDPIPLPPPPSAAEGAENVPDSQAAIDNSQPATETTKSETTTLTTQSSE
- the stv gene encoding BAG domain-containing protein Samui isoform X2; amino-acid sequence: MKPTVIAASQPGAGGGGGNGNGTPAGSGINIPISREYVGSGASPQQQHPQHYAQQQQQPAQFYASQPTAYGSPRQHQPQVPTNPQQQHFQAFGFEPDMDMDMDNMFPRSRLGRLHNDPFAGFGGTRKRNSLHDPHTHNYPQAHSMHADDDFSHYFDDAADFGFPQFSTLGRRGRVAGGANSHMEPDDDFFNRLPSDFRQYIPEGFSGRRSAGGGPPQPRPQQQYYQQDYSVPQQTGQAQAPQAPQSPSKRLCDAAIQTDDPAGRSEVDCAPPVNLNQHGLRNTMDMGVKSVTEQEQGPRSHSAPPPEQQQLNQQYQQQKQQTNQQRPTPPPQFGTQTSPPVQPNFGTGQPQPPQFHKTYYPPQQQAHPQQKQQTPPPPQTPGGSNVRTIPIFVEGRTEPIINAHKEIPNQSAAAGHAQAQAQASAQAYYAPQQQQHPQQRPAPLNTQQPQGDPQLQTDAGVGVPPQTPHTVDSIKKIQDIQRDVLDLMAKVEQFKGTRNDKEYVYLDEMLTRNLLKLDTIDTNGKDSIRLARKEAIKCIQASVNVLDAKAEENARRASGTVENAAASTETEEPQSIAEQAEPAAVAEPATPQPLDATKIQDPIPLPPPPSAAEGAENVPDSQAAIDNSQPATETTKSETTTLTTQSSE
- the stv gene encoding BAG domain-containing protein Samui isoform X1 yields the protein MKPTVIAASQPGAGGGGGNGNGTPAGSGINIPISREYVGSGASPQQQHPQHYAQQQQQPAQFYASQPTAYGSPRQHQPQVPTNPQQQHFQQAFGFEPDMDMDMDNMFPRSRLGRLHNDPFAGFGGTRKRNSLHDPHTHNYPQAHSMHADDDFSHYFDDAADFGFPQFSTLGRRGRVAGGANSHMEPDDDFFNRLPSDFRQYIPEGFSGRRSAGGGPPQPRPQQQYYQQDYSVPQQTGQAQAPQAPQSPSKRLCDAAIQTDDPAGRSEVDCAPPVNLNQHGLRNTMDMGVKSVTEQEQGPRSHSAPPPEQQQLNQQYQQQKQQTNQQRPTPPPQFGTQTSPPVQPNFGTGQPQPPQFHKTYYPPQQQAHPQQKQQTPPPPQTPGGSNVRTIPIFVEGRTEPIINAHKEIPNQSAAAGHAQAQAQASAQAYYAPQQQQHPQQRPAPLNTQQPQGDPQLQTDAGVGVPPQTPHTVDSIKKIQDIQRDVLDLMAKVEQFKGTRNDKEYVYLDEMLTRNLLKLDTIDTNGKDSIRLARKEAIKCIQASVNVLDAKAEENARRASGTVENAAASTETEEPQSIAEQAEPAAVAEPATPQPLDATKIQDPIPLPPPPSAAEGAENVPDSQAAIDNSQPATETTKSETTTLTTQSSE
- the stv gene encoding BAG domain-containing protein Samui isoform X4; its protein translation is MKPTVIAASQPGAGGGGGNGNGTPAGSGINIPISREYVGSGASPQQQHPQHYAQQQQQPAQFYASQPTAYGSPRQHQPQVPTNPQQQHFQAFGFEPDMDMDMDNMFPRSRLGRLHNDPFAGFGGTHFGFPQFSTLGRRGRVAGGANSHMEPDDDFFNRLPSDFRQYIPEGFSGRRSAGGGPPQPRPQQQYYQQDYSVPQQTGQAQAPQAPQSPSKRLCDAAIQTDDPAGRSEVDCAPPVNLNQHGLRNTMDMGVKSVTEQEQGPRSHSAPPPEQQQLNQQYQQQKQQTNQQRPTPPPQFGTQTSPPVQPNFGTGQPQPPQFHKTYYPPQQQAHPQQKQQTPPPPQTPGGSNVRTIPIFVEGRTEPIINAHKEIPNQSAAAGHAQAQAQASAQAYYAPQQQQHPQQRPAPLNTQQPQGDPQLQTDAGVGVPPQTPHTVDSIKKIQDIQRDVLDLMAKVEQFKGTRNDKEYVYLDEMLTRNLLKLDTIDTNGKDSIRLARKEAIKCIQASVNVLDAKAEENARRASGTVENAAASTETEEPQSIAEQAEPAAVAEPATPQPLDATKIQDPIPLPPPPSAAEGAENVPDSQAAIDNSQPATETTKSETTTLTTQSSE
- the stv gene encoding BAG domain-containing protein Samui isoform X6 produces the protein MDMDMDNMFPRSRLGRLHNDPFAGFGGTHFGFPQFSTLGRRGRVAGGANSHMEPDDDFFNRLPSDFRQYIPEGFSGRRSAGGGPPQPRPQQQYYQQDYSVPQQTGQAQAPQAPQSPSKRLCDAAIQTDDPAGRSEVDCAPPVNLNQHGLRNTMDMGVKSVTEQEQGPRSHSAPPPEQQQLNQQYQQQKQQTNQQRPTPPPQFGTQTSPPVQPNFGTGQPQPPQFHKTYYPPQQQAHPQQKQQTPPPPQTPGGSNVRTIPIFVEGRTEPIINAHKEIPNQSAAAGHAQAQAQASAQAYYAPQQQQHPQQRPAPLNTQQPQGDPQLQTDAGVGVPPQTPHTVDSIKKIQDIQRDVLDLMAKVEQFKGTRNDKEYVYLDEMLTRNLLKLDTIDTNGKDSIRLARKEAIKCIQASVNVLDAKAEENARRASGTVENAAASTETEEPQSIAEQAEPAAVAEPATPQPLDATKIQDPIPLPPPPSAAEGAENVPDSQAAIDNSQPATETTKSETTTLTTQSSE
- the stv gene encoding BAG domain-containing protein Samui isoform X5, which encodes MDMDMDNMFPRSRLGRLHNDPFAGFGGTRKRNSLHDPHTHNYPQAHSMHADDDFSHYFDDAADFGFPQFSTLGRRGRVAGGANSHMEPDDDFFNRLPSDFRQYIPEGFSGRRSAGGGPPQPRPQQQYYQQDYSVPQQTGQAQAPQAPQSPSKRLCDAAIQTDDPAGRSEVDCAPPVNLNQHGLRNTMDMGVKSVTEQEQGPRSHSAPPPEQQQLNQQYQQQKQQTNQQRPTPPPQFGTQTSPPVQPNFGTGQPQPPQFHKTYYPPQQQAHPQQKQQTPPPPQTPGGSNVRTIPIFVEGRTEPIINAHKEIPNQSAAAGHAQAQAQASAQAYYAPQQQQHPQQRPAPLNTQQPQGDPQLQTDAGVGVPPQTPHTVDSIKKIQDIQRDVLDLMAKVEQFKGTRNDKEYVYLDEMLTRNLLKLDTIDTNGKDSIRLARKEAIKCIQASVNVLDAKAEENARRASGTVENAAASTETEEPQSIAEQAEPAAVAEPATPQPLDATKIQDPIPLPPPPSAAEGAENVPDSQAAIDNSQPATETTKSETTTLTTQSSE